Within the Alteromonas sp. M12 genome, the region ATATTAGCGTATTCCTTCTGTTGTTGAGCCTACAGCAGGCTCTTGCGTTGGTTAGACGGTGGGATCGATAAAGACTCCCGGTATTTTGCTATTGTCCTACGGGCGACCTGAATACCTTGGTCTGCCAGTAGATCAGCAATCTTACTGTCGCTAAGAGGCTTGGTAGGAAGCTCTGCTGCGACGAGTTTTTTAATTAATGCGCGAATTGCCGTTGAGGAACACTCTCCTCCAGAATCAGTTGCTACATGGCTGGAGAAAAAGTATTTAAGTTCATAAATTCCTCTAGGCGTATGCATATATTTCTGTGTGGTAACACGGGAAATAGTTGATTCATGCATATCTACCATTTCTGCGACATCATTTAACACCATTGGTTTCATCATTTCAGGTCCATGCTCAAAAAAACCAACCTGCTGCTGAACAATGCAGTTTGCGACTTTGAGTAAAGTGTCATTACGACTCTCTAGACTTTTTATAAACCACTTGGCTTCTTGCATATGCGACCGAATAAATTGACTATCACTGGTGTTTTTAGCGTTCCGGCTCATTGCCGCATATTGCTGATTTACATTCAGCTTAGGCAAACTATCGGGATTTAGCTCAACTTGCCAACGACCATTTTTCTTCATCACTGAAACATCTGGAATGACGTATTCAGATTCACCGATTAACAATGAACTACCAGGGCGTGGATTGAGTGTTTGCAATAACCGCATAGCTTCTCGTAATTCGTCTTCTTTTAGACGAGTTTTACGCATTAAAGTTCGGTAATCTTTACTGCCTAATAAGTCAGCATATTCGCTGATTAATAACTTAGCTTCATTTAACCAAGGGGTGTCAGGTGCAAATTGATTCATTTGTACCATTAAACATTCTTGCGGATTTCTTGAGCCTGAACCAATAGGGTCGAACATTTGAATACGTTTTAAAACGCATTCCACCTCATCAAGTTCAACCTCTTCATGGTCGAGACTAGCAAGAACATCTTCGGTGCTGATAGTGAGGTAACCAGACTCATCAATAGAGTCGATAATTGCGATTGCTATGGCAGTATCAACTTCAGAAAAAGGCGTTAAGCGCATCTGCCACAATAGGTGATCTTGAATATTTTCGGTTGTTTCACCTTGGAAAATTTGGTCGTCATCGCCGCCACTACCACCGCTTATTGAGGCGGGGGCTGAGGAGGCACTGATATATTCGTCCCATGTGCTATCTATGGGTAATTCGTCTGGGATATCTGCTTTTTCTAATGCCTCGTTTGTATCCATGGAATCAGAACTTGCGGATACCGTCTCCTCTGAGAACTTGTCATTACTGTCTGCTAAAGCGGAATCCCCAGTAGGGATATCTGAACCGTCTTCTACTTCTAAAAGTGGATTCGATTCTAACGCTTCCTGTATTTCCTGTTGTAAATCCAGCGTTGATAATTGCAATAGACGTATAGCCTGTTGCAATTGAGGCGTCATTGTTAGTTGCTGGCTGAATTTTAATTGTAACGAGGGTTTCATTTAGTTTTTTTATTCTTACTTGTTTAGCCACAAAGCTTTGGTTAAAAACAACATACCTCTACTATAGCTTGAATTGCTCGCCAAGGTATACATCTCTGACTTGTTGATTATTTAAAACTTCTTCTGCGGTTCCAGAAGCTATCAATTCACCATGACTCACAATATACGCTTTTTCACACACGTCTAGCGTTTCACGCACATTATGATCAGTTATTAATACACCAATACCTCTATCGCGTAGGTGTTGAATTATTTTTTTTATATCGTTTACTGAAATCGGGTCAACACCAGCAAAGGGTTCATCCAATAGAATAAACTCAGGGGCGGCCGCTAATGCACGAGCGATCTCGACTCTTCTGCGCTCCCCGCCTGATAAACTCATGCCAAGGCTGTTACGAATATGGTTAATATTGAATTCATCCAATAATGCATCCGCTTGCTCTTCTCGCTGATCAGAACTTAATTCTTTTCGGGTTTGCAAAATTGCCATGATATTTTGGTAAACGGTTAACTTACGAAATATAGATGATTCTTGAGGAAGATAACCAATTCCTTTTCGTGCACGGATGTGCATGGGTTGTAAGGTTAACTCGGTCTGATCAATATAAATCTCGCCTTTATCGAGTGGCACTAACCCAACAATCATATAGAAGGTGGTCGTTTTACCTGCACCATTGGGACCTAACAGGCCAACAATCTGTCCAGTAGAAACTTCAATGCTTACATCTCGCACCACTTGCCGAGATTTATAAGACTTCGCTAAATTGGTCGCTTTTAACGTTGCCATTAAGGTTTTTCATCCTGCAACTTGTCTTGCTCTTCTTCAGTTTTTTTAGTGTCGTCAGTTTGCCGATTGCGAATGCTTTCGGGTTGGAAAATGGCAGTGACCCCGCCTTCTGCGTTGCCGTCACTTTCTGCTATCAATTGCTCTAATTCCATATTAAATTGAATCGATTCACCTTTAACAAGGCTACTATCCTGATTTAATTCGGCTGCACCATTGAGTGTCAGAGTACGATTCGATACTTCATATTTAATTTCATTGGCCGCGGCACTAATATTACTGCCATCATCGAGGGTTTGGCTGTATTTTGCTGGTTTACCTCGGGCAATAAAAACTTCTTTACCTTCCCCTAAACCCGCAATAACCTCGACTTCGTCAGCCAAAATTTCAAGGCTACCTTGGGTGATTTTGACGTCTTTTCTAAATATCGACGTTTTGGTTTTGCCATCAAAAAAATTCGACTTTGAGTCAACTTTGATTGGCAAGCTAAAATCGTTCTCACCGGCAATAATAGCGGCGCTGAACATTAAGCTAATAAATAAAGCGCTAACGCGGCGCATATTGAGTTTGCACATGATTTTTAAGTTCATATTCCTGTGTAGTTAAATTTGCTACAAAACCGTTACTTTTAACAGTGAAATCTTTCCCGTTTATCTCAACCGGTTCGTCAGACATCATTGTTTTATCGACTAAATTAATTTCTAAAAACTGGGTTCTGATTGTTTGCACAAATCCCGATTCATCGAGGCTTCTAATCTCTACATCAGTTTCTAATTGAATTCGATTATCCTCATACAGCGTGCCTTCCTCAGCTTCTACATGCCAAGGCGTTTGCTCATCGGAAACATAGATGGTGTATTTAGGTTGGCTGAATAAAGTGAAGCCTAGGATTTGATAATGTTCCATTTTAAGCGCGAATACCTGATGATTCACTTCGCCGTTTTCATTGTAAAGAGTGCTGCGCATATTCCTCGCCTGATAATTAGGCTGCCAGGAATCTTCATTACTAGAATCTGTCTGTTCTGGATCTGAACCCATCCACCCTGGCACATATACCATCAAGACTAGCACAAACAAGATGCCAATGCTTAGGGTGATACGATTCATACACTACTACCGTAAATACGATTTAATTTGTTGTTGGCAAACAAAATTAGATCACAGATTTCTCTCACTGCGCCAGCACCACCAGTTGTTTTAGTGACATATTCTGCCACTGATTTCACATATGGGTGGCCATTAGGAACACTGATAGACACACTGCTTTGTTCAAACATACCTACATCAGGCATATCATCACCCATTGAAGCGATATTCTCTTTTTTTAGGTTTAATCCCGTTTTGAGTTTATGTACTGCGGTCTTTTTGTCTTCGACACCTTGAATGATCAGAGACACGCCTAGGGCTGACATTCTATTTTCCACAATGGCGGACTGGCGACCAGTGACTATTGCCACATCAATGCCAATTTCCAACATTGACTTTACGCCATAGCCATCAAGTGTATGAAACGCTTTAAGTTCTTCACCATTGTTTCCCATAAAAATGCTGCCATCAGAGAAGATGCCATCTACGTCACACACCAGTAATTTAATTTTACTAAGCTTATTAATGAAATGGTTATTAACTGGACCATAAAGGGTTTCAATAATTGACACTAAACAACTCCGGCTTTTAGTAACATATGCATATTTAATGCGCCAACTGGCTTATTTTCATGATCTACTGCAAACATTGAATTGATACTGTATTTCTCCATCAAATTAAGTCCTTCAACTGCTAACATTTCCGGTCGACCCGTTTTGCTGTTAGCTGTCATTACCTCAGAAACTGGGGTTGAGTGTATATCAATCCTATCATCAAGGATGCGGCGCAAGTCACCATCTGTAAAAATCCCAACCAACTTGCCAGTCTCGTCTATTATTCCTGTCATTCCTAGCCCTTTTCGAGAAATTTCGAACAAAGCATTGCGCACGGTTTGATCTAATTTCACTAAGGGTAACTCATCACCTGTATGCATGATATCTGCAATTGTTAATAACAGCCTACGACCTAAGCTTCCACCTGGATGAGATAGCGCAAAATCGGCGGAGGTAAACCCACTGGCGTTTAATAATGCTACAGCTAATGCATCACCCATTGCCAAAGTTGCAGTCGTACTGGCGGTTGGTGCTAACCCTAACGAACAGGCTTCTTGTTCTACCTTAATACACAGTACTTCATCAGAGTGTTTACCTAACGAGCTGGTAGTACTGTTTGTCATTGAAATGATGGGGACTTCCATTCGTTTAACCACGGGGATTAAATTCAGTAACTCCGCCGTTTCACCAGAGTTAGAAATAGCCAACAATACATCCTGGTTGGTTATCATCCCTAAATCACCATGGTTAGCTTCCCCAGGATGCATGAAAAAGGCGGGGGTGCCAGTGCTGGCTAGCGTGGCGGCAATTTTATGGCCGATATGACCTGATTTTCCCATGCCACAAACAACCACTTTTCCTTTACAGTTTTGAATGATTTGACAACTTCTTTCAAAACTTTCATCAATATATTCTTGCAACTGTAGAATCGCTTTAGACTCTATTTCTAATACCTTAAGTGCCGATGCGATATAATCTGAAGACATAGTTAATTCGCTTTATTTAAATAAACAAGAATGCGCAATAGGCTAGATAACAAACGACGAAGGCTACACCTTCCCAACGGTTTATTTGCCTTGTGCCTCGGATATTAAAACTAAATAAAATAAGTAAGACGGTCACGAATAACATGGCGTACATATCTCGATTGGCGACATTTTCGTCTATTATTCCTGGGGATATAAGTCCTGGCATAGCCAATACGGCAAGAATATTGAAAATGTTTGAACCAATGATATTGCCTAATACGAGATCGTCTTCGCCTTTCAATACTCCGGCTATACAGGCTGCCAATTCCGGTAAACTAGTACCGAGCGCTATAATGGTTAAACCAATAAGTAATTCACTCATTCCCAAGTATCTTGCGATATGAACAGCAGAGTCAACCATGAAGTGCGCGCTCAAGGGGAGGAAGATAAGCCCTAAAACAACCCAAAAAATAGCTTTTGATGGCGGTACATCGCGGGGAATTTCATCGGCGGTTTCTGTGTGCAATGGATCATTTTTTTCAGCACTTAGAGATATCCAGGTTAACCCCCCAATCGTAAACACAAATAAAGCGATTAACACTAAACCTTCAATAAAGCTTAAATGACCATCTGCTAAAAAGTAAACGGCCAACAAAGTCACAGATAACAGAACAGGAAGTTCGCGCTTAATCGTACTACTTGAAACCATCAATGGCTTTAATATCGCGGTTATACCCAGTACCAAGGCAATATTAGTAATATTAGAGCCTATGGCATTTCCGACCGCGGTATCAGGGTTATTATTTAAAGATGCTGTCGCTGAGACAACTATTTCAGGCGCCGATGAGCCCATGGCAACTATTGTTAACCCAATAACCATGGGCGAAACGCCAATGTTGGTGGCGAGTGCTGAGGCTCCATAAACAAATTTGTCGGCGCTCCAGCTAAGAACAGCTAGACCGGCTATAAAAATAAGGATTTCTAATATCACTTGACTATTTCTTTAAAAAACAATGATATGATTATCGCAAAATACATATGTAATTCCTAATGACTTTACAATAATAATTTATCGTCTCAGATAAGCCATAATTTTACTTATCTAAACGGACCTTTACTTTGTATTTACAATCTTTGATCAAGATATTGTGACCTATCAATTTATATCAAGGCTGAATAGGTGTTATCTAAAATATTATAGCCACAACAACAGATACAATTCGTTTTGCGTTACGCTTTGTTACAAATCGAAGCAGTTAGTCAATAACGCCCCATAATCTATACTGTTATCATTCATTTAAATAGCGTGATTAATTTTGGTCATTTTGAGTGGAATAATTGTTTATTAACCTTGAAAAACGATAAAATGGCCTCAAATCGTCGCATCGGTTGAAACATTTTAGGTGTTTGTCGTGTCTACTCATCCAGGCCACTCGGAGTTTCGGTGAAAAATTTAATAGAAATAGATAGTTTGACCTTTAAACGTGGTAACCGTGTAATTTACGACAATATTTCGTTACACATACCAGAAGGGAAAACCACGGCAATAATGGGTCCTAGTGGGATCGGTAAAACAACGCTTTTAAAACTGATTGGTGGGCAGTTGCGCCCCAACAGTGGTGATATTCAATTTCGTGGTGAATCCATTCCAGGAATGAGCCGTAAACGATTATTTCATGTTCGCCGTCAGATGAGTATGTTGTTCCAAAGTGGTGCTTTATTTACAGATATCAGTGTTTTCGACAACATTGCATATCCTTTGCGTGAACACAGTAACTTGTCTGAGGATTTAATTAAAACCATTGTTTTATTAAAACTTCAAGCGGTAGGGCTGCGCGGTGCAGTCAATTTAATGCCCAGTGAATTATCTGGCGGAATGGCGCGTCGAGCAGCGCTTGCTCGGGCTATTGCATTAGATCCTGAGTTGATTTTGTACGATGAACCCTTTGCCGGACAAGATCCGATATCTATGGGTGTACTGGTTAAACTGATTAAAGAATTAAATAACGCGTTGAATTTGACCAGTGTGGTGGTAACCCACGATGTAAAAGAAGTGATGAGTATCGCCGATCATGTTTACATTCTGGCTGAAAAGAAAATTATTGGCTCAGGGACTCCTGAGGAAATTAAGCAAAGCGACTCAGCGTTAGTGCAACAATTTTTACGTGGTGAAGCAGATGGACCTGTGCCATTCCACTACCCAGCGAAATCGCTGGAGCAAGAATTTTTAGGAGTGAGTTAGTGGATTGGTTAGCAAAACTTGGACAATCAACACTTGATCGATTTGCAGCCATTGGGCGAGCGACCGGTATGCTTATGGGAGCAGTGTTAGCTGCCCCTCAAATTAAAAATATCTCATTGACGATAAAACAAGTTTACGTGGTTGGTGTGCAGTCACTTTCCATTATTATCGTTTCTGGTTTGTTTATTGGCATGGTTATGGCGCTGCAAGGCTATACTATTTTAGTTGATTATGGTGCTGAAGGTAGCTTAGGTCCTATGGTTGCCTTGTCTATTTTACGAGAGCTAGGACCTGTTGTTACAGCATTGCTGTTTGCTGGCCGCGCTGGTTCGGCGTTAACCGCTGAAATCGGTTTGATGAAAGCCACAGAACAACTGAGTAGTTTAGAAATGATGGCCGTTGATCCGCTACGTCGAGTAGTCGCTCCTAGGCTCTGGGCTGGTTTAATATCAATGCCGATGTTGACTATGATTTTTAGTGCGGTAGGTATTTTAGGTGGACACTTAGTTGGTGTTGAATGGCTTGGTGTTGACGTGGGAAGTTACTGGTCAATCATGCAGTCTACCGTTGAATGGAACGAAGACGTGATGAATGGTGTCATTAAAAGTGTTTTCTTTGCGTTTGTGATCACCTGGATCGCTATCTTCAAAGGATACGACTCAGTGCCTACTTCGGAAGGAATAAGTGCAGCGACAACACAAACCGTGGTGTATTCATCATTGGCTGTACTTGGATTAGATTTCGTTTTAACCGCAATTATGTTTGGAATAGAGTGAGGAATTGAGCATGACATCAAGGAAAGTTGAAGTATTAGTTGGATTGTTTGTTGCAATGGCGATTGCAGCCTCACTAATGTTAGCACTAAACGTAGCCAGTCGAGGTTCTGTGGGGCAGGGAGATACTTATACCCTGTATGCCAAGTTTGACAACATTGGTGGTTTAAAAGAGCGTTCTTCGGTAAAAGTGGGCGGCGTTGTGATTGGTCGAGTCGAGAAAATTAAATTGGATCCAAAAGACTTTACACCCGTAGTTACCTTGAGTATTTCTACTACCTATAACCAATTTCCAGAAACCAGTTCAGCATCGATTTTAACTTCTGGTTTATTGGGCGAGCAGTATGTGGGATTTCAACCGGGTTTCACTATCGATGATATCGAAAATCTAGCTGATGGTGACTATATTGCCGACACCAAATCAGCGCTCGTTTTAGAAGATCTAATAGGTCAATTTTTATTTAGTAAAGGCAGTGACTAAGCTGCCAATCTCGTTGGGAAAAATTATGAGAAACAGGTTTTTAATAAAGATAGCGTCAATCGCATTGTTGACGATTGGTTTAAATGCTCACGGGCAAACCATTGATGAGACTAACCCATACAGCATGGTAAAAGATGTTGCGTCTCAGACTTTTGACCGCATCAAACGTGAAAAGCAAAAAATTTCTGAAGATCCGGAAGTATTGCGGGTGATCATGAAAGAAGAATTGTTACCCCATGTTGACTATAAGTTTTCTGCGTTCAAGGTATTAGGTAAATACGTTACTAAAGCTGAAAAGGCGCAACTACAAGAATTCGTTGCTGTTTTTAGAGAATACCTGGTCACCACTTATGCAGTGGCTATGGGCTATTACGACGACCAAACTGTAGAGTTCGAGCCTGAGTCTGATTTTGAAGATGAGCGCAGCGTGACAGTTCGAGCCATAGTAAAAGACGGAAAACGTCCAGACATTAAGATTGCGTTTAAAGTTAGAAAAGACAGAAAAACCAACGAATGGAAAGCTTACGATATGGTTGCTGAGGGAATCAGTATGTTGTCTTCGAAACAAAGTGAATTCGAAAGCATTTTACGTCAACAAGGCATCGACAAAGTCATTGAGTTAATGCGTGAGAAAATAGAACAACCTATTTCGCTTGAAAAGAAAGAGGCTTAAGTGGCTGAGCAATCAAACGCGATTGAAGTTACAACAAGTAATAGCGGCGCCTTTTATTTAAAAGGTGATTTAAATCGCGATACGGTAATGAAGTGTTGGCCGCAACAACAAAGTGACATTCAAACCTGTAAGACAAACGCATCAATACTACAGGTCGATTTTGCCGGAGTGAATCAGGTTGATACAGCTGGATTGGCCTGGGTTATGCGGTTATCGAAAAACTGTAAATCGGAAAATGTGCCTCTAGAATTGCTTAACTTGCCTGAAGGATTAATAAAACTTGCCAATTTAAGCAACGTTAGCACTATTTTGTCGATACAATAGCCGAAATTTATCAATCGAAAGAGTACAAATGGATAATCAACAAATAGCAGATCTGCTAAAAGAGCAGTTGGAATTAGCCGAAGTTCATGTAACTAGTGAAGGCTCCCATTTTCAAATTATTGCTGTAAGCGATAAATTTGAAAGCATGAGTCGAGTTAAAAAGCAGCAATTTATTTATGGCCCGTTAAAAGAGCAAATTGCCGATGGCACTATGCACGCTATTTCCATAAAAACCTTTTCTGAAAAGCAATGGCAACGTGAACGTATGTTCAATGTGCCCCAATAACTTCGCGTATCATGGATAAACTTAGTATAAATACCAGCCCTGCGTTGCATGGGGATGTGGTGATATCCGGTGCGAAAAACGCCGCACTACCAATATTAATGTCGTGTATTTTGGCGGACTCTTCTTGTTTTTTTGACAATGTTCCGCACCTTAGGGACATCAACACTAGCATCAAATTGCTGGGTGGTTTGGGCGTAAAAGCGCAACGTCATGATAACCAAGAGTTAGAATTGGACCCGAGTAAGATTAACAATATGACCGCCTCTTATGAGTTGGTAAAAACCATGCGCGCATCAATTCTTGTGCTTGGCCCTTTGTTAGCCAAGCATGGTAAAGCCAACGTGTCTTTACCTGGTGGTTGCGCCATAGGTGCTCGTCCTGTGAATTTGCATCTTGAAGGCTTAAAACAGATGGGCGCTAAGATCAGCGTCGATGCGGGATATGTGCGTGCTGAAGTCGATGGGCGTCTCAAAGGAGCGCATATCTTCATGGATATTGTCAGCGTTGGCGCGACTGAAAATTTGATGATGGCGGCGACATTGGCTGATGGTCAAACCGTGTTGGAAAATGCCGCACGAGAACCTGAGATTGTAGATTTAGCCAATTGTTTAAATCGCATGGGAGCGAAAATCACAGGAGCGGGTACCGACAGTATTAAAATTGTCGGCGTTAAACGTCTTCAAGGCTGTCACTATCGGGTTTTACCAGACCGAATAGAGACTGGGACCTTTTTAGTTGCTGCGGCAGTAACAGGGGGAAATATCCGCTGTACCAATGCTGCACCACATACCCTAGACGCTGTGCTGACTAAATTAACTCAGGCCGGAGCTGATATTGAAACTGGTGAAGACTGGGTGTCATTGAATATGCATGGTAAACGCCCTAAAAGTGTCAATATTAAAACCGCTCCTCATCCTGGATTTCCAACGGATATGCAAGCGCAATTTATGGCGTTAAATTGTGTGGCCGACGGTACTGGTGTAGTGACTGAAACTATATTTGAAAACCGATTCATGCATGTACCAGAGTTACAGCGGATGGGCGCTAAAATATCCCTAGAAACCAATAACGCGGTTTGTGAAGGAGTAGAGCAGCTTACTGGGGCACAAGTAATGGCAACTGATTTGCGGGCTTCTGCCAGCTTGATTATTGCCGGCTTAGTCGCTAAAGGCGAAACCATAGTCGATCGAATTTATCATTTAGATCGTGGTTACGAGCATATCGAGACTAAATTGACCAAATTGGGCGCCAACATACAACGTATCAGTTAACCACGTTAGGCGCTGAACATTTCAAACGCGAAAATCACCGGTATGACCAATACCA harbors:
- a CDS encoding RNA polymerase factor sigma-54: MKPSLQLKFSQQLTMTPQLQQAIRLLQLSTLDLQQEIQEALESNPLLEVEDGSDIPTGDSALADSNDKFSEETVSASSDSMDTNEALEKADIPDELPIDSTWDEYISASSAPASISGGSGGDDDQIFQGETTENIQDHLLWQMRLTPFSEVDTAIAIAIIDSIDESGYLTISTEDVLASLDHEEVELDEVECVLKRIQMFDPIGSGSRNPQECLMVQMNQFAPDTPWLNEAKLLISEYADLLGSKDYRTLMRKTRLKEDELREAMRLLQTLNPRPGSSLLIGESEYVIPDVSVMKKNGRWQVELNPDSLPKLNVNQQYAAMSRNAKNTSDSQFIRSHMQEAKWFIKSLESRNDTLLKVANCIVQQQVGFFEHGPEMMKPMVLNDVAEMVDMHESTISRVTTQKYMHTPRGIYELKYFFSSHVATDSGGECSSTAIRALIKKLVAAELPTKPLSDSKIADLLADQGIQVARRTIAKYRESLSIPPSNQRKSLL
- the lptB gene encoding LPS export ABC transporter ATP-binding protein, with protein sequence MATLKATNLAKSYKSRQVVRDVSIEVSTGQIVGLLGPNGAGKTTTFYMIVGLVPLDKGEIYIDQTELTLQPMHIRARKGIGYLPQESSIFRKLTVYQNIMAILQTRKELSSDQREEQADALLDEFNINHIRNSLGMSLSGGERRRVEIARALAAAPEFILLDEPFAGVDPISVNDIKKIIQHLRDRGIGVLITDHNVRETLDVCEKAYIVSHGELIASGTAEEVLNNQQVRDVYLGEQFKL
- the lptA gene encoding lipopolysaccharide transport periplasmic protein LptA: MRRVSALFISLMFSAAIIAGENDFSLPIKVDSKSNFFDGKTKTSIFRKDVKITQGSLEILADEVEVIAGLGEGKEVFIARGKPAKYSQTLDDGSNISAAANEIKYEVSNRTLTLNGAAELNQDSSLVKGESIQFNMELEQLIAESDGNAEGGVTAIFQPESIRNRQTDDTKKTEEEQDKLQDEKP
- the lptC gene encoding LPS export ABC transporter periplasmic protein LptC, with product MNRITLSIGILFVLVLMVYVPGWMGSDPEQTDSSNEDSWQPNYQARNMRSTLYNENGEVNHQVFALKMEHYQILGFTLFSQPKYTIYVSDEQTPWHVEAEEGTLYEDNRIQLETDVEIRSLDESGFVQTIRTQFLEINLVDKTMMSDEPVEINGKDFTVKSNGFVANLTTQEYELKNHVQTQYAPR
- the kdsC gene encoding 3-deoxy-manno-octulosonate-8-phosphatase KdsC, with translation MSIIETLYGPVNNHFINKLSKIKLLVCDVDGIFSDGSIFMGNNGEELKAFHTLDGYGVKSMLEIGIDVAIVTGRQSAIVENRMSALGVSLIIQGVEDKKTAVHKLKTGLNLKKENIASMGDDMPDVGMFEQSSVSISVPNGHPYVKSVAEYVTKTTGGAGAVREICDLILFANNKLNRIYGSSV
- a CDS encoding KpsF/GutQ family sugar-phosphate isomerase, with protein sequence MSSDYIASALKVLEIESKAILQLQEYIDESFERSCQIIQNCKGKVVVCGMGKSGHIGHKIAATLASTGTPAFFMHPGEANHGDLGMITNQDVLLAISNSGETAELLNLIPVVKRMEVPIISMTNSTTSSLGKHSDEVLCIKVEQEACSLGLAPTASTTATLAMGDALAVALLNASGFTSADFALSHPGGSLGRRLLLTIADIMHTGDELPLVKLDQTVRNALFEISRKGLGMTGIIDETGKLVGIFTDGDLRRILDDRIDIHSTPVSEVMTANSKTGRPEMLAVEGLNLMEKYSINSMFAVDHENKPVGALNMHMLLKAGVV
- a CDS encoding calcium/sodium antiporter, translating into MILEILIFIAGLAVLSWSADKFVYGASALATNIGVSPMVIGLTIVAMGSSAPEIVVSATASLNNNPDTAVGNAIGSNITNIALVLGITAILKPLMVSSSTIKRELPVLLSVTLLAVYFLADGHLSFIEGLVLIALFVFTIGGLTWISLSAEKNDPLHTETADEIPRDVPPSKAIFWVVLGLIFLPLSAHFMVDSAVHIARYLGMSELLIGLTIIALGTSLPELAACIAGVLKGEDDLVLGNIIGSNIFNILAVLAMPGLISPGIIDENVANRDMYAMLFVTVLLILFSFNIRGTRQINRWEGVAFVVCYLAYCAFLFI
- a CDS encoding ATP-binding cassette domain-containing protein — translated: MKNLIEIDSLTFKRGNRVIYDNISLHIPEGKTTAIMGPSGIGKTTLLKLIGGQLRPNSGDIQFRGESIPGMSRKRLFHVRRQMSMLFQSGALFTDISVFDNIAYPLREHSNLSEDLIKTIVLLKLQAVGLRGAVNLMPSELSGGMARRAALARAIALDPELILYDEPFAGQDPISMGVLVKLIKELNNALNLTSVVVTHDVKEVMSIADHVYILAEKKIIGSGTPEEIKQSDSALVQQFLRGEADGPVPFHYPAKSLEQEFLGVS
- the mlaE gene encoding lipid asymmetry maintenance ABC transporter permease subunit MlaE, which gives rise to MDWLAKLGQSTLDRFAAIGRATGMLMGAVLAAPQIKNISLTIKQVYVVGVQSLSIIIVSGLFIGMVMALQGYTILVDYGAEGSLGPMVALSILRELGPVVTALLFAGRAGSALTAEIGLMKATEQLSSLEMMAVDPLRRVVAPRLWAGLISMPMLTMIFSAVGILGGHLVGVEWLGVDVGSYWSIMQSTVEWNEDVMNGVIKSVFFAFVITWIAIFKGYDSVPTSEGISAATTQTVVYSSLAVLGLDFVLTAIMFGIE
- the mlaD gene encoding outer membrane lipid asymmetry maintenance protein MlaD, with the protein product MTSRKVEVLVGLFVAMAIAASLMLALNVASRGSVGQGDTYTLYAKFDNIGGLKERSSVKVGGVVIGRVEKIKLDPKDFTPVVTLSISTTYNQFPETSSASILTSGLLGEQYVGFQPGFTIDDIENLADGDYIADTKSALVLEDLIGQFLFSKGSD
- a CDS encoding ABC transporter substrate-binding protein — protein: MRNRFLIKIASIALLTIGLNAHGQTIDETNPYSMVKDVASQTFDRIKREKQKISEDPEVLRVIMKEELLPHVDYKFSAFKVLGKYVTKAEKAQLQEFVAVFREYLVTTYAVAMGYYDDQTVEFEPESDFEDERSVTVRAIVKDGKRPDIKIAFKVRKDRKTNEWKAYDMVAEGISMLSSKQSEFESILRQQGIDKVIELMREKIEQPISLEKKEA
- a CDS encoding STAS domain-containing protein, with product MAEQSNAIEVTTSNSGAFYLKGDLNRDTVMKCWPQQQSDIQTCKTNASILQVDFAGVNQVDTAGLAWVMRLSKNCKSENVPLELLNLPEGLIKLANLSNVSTILSIQ
- a CDS encoding BolA family protein is translated as MDNQQIADLLKEQLELAEVHVTSEGSHFQIIAVSDKFESMSRVKKQQFIYGPLKEQIADGTMHAISIKTFSEKQWQRERMFNVPQ
- the murA gene encoding UDP-N-acetylglucosamine 1-carboxyvinyltransferase, with the protein product MDKLSINTSPALHGDVVISGAKNAALPILMSCILADSSCFFDNVPHLRDINTSIKLLGGLGVKAQRHDNQELELDPSKINNMTASYELVKTMRASILVLGPLLAKHGKANVSLPGGCAIGARPVNLHLEGLKQMGAKISVDAGYVRAEVDGRLKGAHIFMDIVSVGATENLMMAATLADGQTVLENAAREPEIVDLANCLNRMGAKITGAGTDSIKIVGVKRLQGCHYRVLPDRIETGTFLVAAAVTGGNIRCTNAAPHTLDAVLTKLTQAGADIETGEDWVSLNMHGKRPKSVNIKTAPHPGFPTDMQAQFMALNCVADGTGVVTETIFENRFMHVPELQRMGAKISLETNNAVCEGVEQLTGAQVMATDLRASASLIIAGLVAKGETIVDRIYHLDRGYEHIETKLTKLGANIQRIS